Proteins encoded in a region of the Terriglobales bacterium genome:
- a CDS encoding GMC family oxidoreductase yields the protein MAELNHNGNKRRPQRIARFAPPQDEYSSAEMAAGTPQFDFDFIVIGSGFGGSVSAHRLTEKGYRVAVMEMGRRWTAADYPETSWSLHRWFWRPKLALRGFFNMRFFRHVTILHGCAVGGGSITYAATLLRPPDKIWDSGSWRDLADWKREMARHYDAASAMLGVTENRILGPADRLLQRAAEAAGVGQSFYRTSVAIFQGKEGDQGGKTVPDPYLGGEGPERTTCTACGGCMMGCRHGAKNSLDMNYLYLAEKHGARIFAETQVVDVKPLGAADGSDGYEVHTVCSTAWLRRRPHRFTCRGLVFAASSLGTMELMFRLKDGGSLPRISDKVGKHVRTNSESLIGVRIPGCKDDLSKGVAIGSGIYIDEHTHVEAVRYPSGSDAISLLSTILTGGRPGPRRILLWLANFAGALLRHPVKSMRLFRPWGWARESVILLCMQALDGHIEMRWQRPWFWPFRKFLVSRGDKVPTYIPAANAFAENFARLTGGTAMSMLPEILFNVPGTAHCIGGCVIADSPERGVVDHRHRVFGYRNMYVCDGSVVGANLGVNPSLTITALAERAMSFVPRAADTSWNDTADPIATHSSVSINTVL from the coding sequence ATGGCTGAGTTAAACCACAATGGGAATAAGCGCCGGCCACAGCGAATCGCTCGCTTCGCGCCGCCGCAGGACGAGTATAGTTCGGCTGAGATGGCGGCCGGCACCCCACAATTCGATTTCGACTTTATCGTGATCGGCTCCGGCTTCGGCGGTAGTGTCAGTGCCCACCGGCTGACCGAGAAGGGCTACCGCGTCGCCGTCATGGAAATGGGACGGCGCTGGACCGCCGCCGATTATCCGGAGACGAGTTGGTCGCTGCACCGCTGGTTCTGGCGGCCCAAGCTGGCGCTGCGCGGCTTCTTCAACATGCGCTTCTTCCGCCACGTCACCATCCTGCACGGTTGCGCTGTCGGCGGGGGTTCCATCACCTATGCCGCCACCCTCCTGCGCCCCCCCGACAAGATTTGGGACTCCGGGTCGTGGCGCGACCTTGCGGATTGGAAGAGGGAAATGGCGCGCCACTACGATGCTGCTTCCGCGATGCTTGGGGTAACCGAGAACCGGATTCTGGGCCCGGCGGACCGCCTGCTGCAGCGCGCCGCCGAGGCTGCGGGCGTGGGGCAGAGTTTTTATCGCACCAGCGTTGCGATCTTTCAGGGCAAGGAAGGCGACCAGGGGGGCAAGACCGTGCCCGATCCTTATCTGGGCGGAGAAGGCCCCGAGCGCACTACGTGCACCGCCTGCGGCGGCTGCATGATGGGCTGCCGTCATGGCGCCAAGAATTCCCTGGACATGAACTATCTCTACCTGGCGGAGAAACACGGCGCCCGTATTTTTGCCGAGACGCAGGTTGTCGACGTCAAGCCCCTTGGCGCCGCCGACGGCAGTGATGGATACGAAGTGCATACAGTGTGCTCCACCGCTTGGCTGCGTCGCCGGCCGCACCGGTTCACCTGCCGCGGCTTGGTCTTCGCCGCCTCCTCTCTCGGGACCATGGAGCTGATGTTTCGACTGAAGGACGGCGGTTCGCTTCCGCGCATCAGCGACAAGGTCGGCAAGCACGTCCGCACCAACTCCGAATCGCTGATCGGGGTGCGAATTCCCGGCTGCAAGGACGACCTATCGAAAGGGGTGGCCATCGGCTCGGGCATTTACATCGACGAGCACACGCACGTCGAGGCCGTGCGCTACCCGAGCGGCTCCGACGCCATAAGCCTGCTTTCCACCATCCTGACCGGCGGCCGCCCCGGCCCGCGACGGATTCTGCTCTGGCTCGCCAACTTTGCGGGCGCGCTACTGCGGCATCCGGTGAAGAGCATGCGCCTGTTTCGACCGTGGGGGTGGGCGCGCGAGTCGGTGATCCTGCTCTGCATGCAGGCGCTGGACGGCCACATCGAGATGCGCTGGCAGCGTCCCTGGTTCTGGCCGTTTCGCAAGTTCCTGGTCAGCCGCGGTGACAAGGTCCCTACCTACATTCCTGCCGCCAATGCCTTTGCCGAAAATTTCGCCCGCCTGACCGGCGGCACCGCCATGAGCATGCTCCCGGAAATCCTGTTCAACGTTCCCGGGACCGCACATTGCATCGGCGGCTGCGTGATCGCCGACTCTCCCGAGCGCGGCGTCGTTGATCATCGCCACCGCGTCTTCGGATACCGGAACATGTACGTGTGTGACGGCTCCGTGGTCGGAGCCAATCTCGGCGTTAACCCCAGCCTGACCATCACCGCCCTCGCCGAGCGCGCCATGTCGTTCGTGCCGCGTGCGGCGGATACATCGTGGAACGATACTGCCGATCCGATCGCAACTCACTCCTCAGTTTCGATAAACACGGTTCTGTGA
- a CDS encoding sigma-54 dependent transcriptional regulator, producing the protein MTSNILIVDDEPGIRDSLKGVLEDEGYATGMAGSGEVCLQMLDKRPFDVVLLDIWLPGMDGLETLHKIKQADNPPEVIMISGHGTIETAVRATKLGAFDFLEKPLSIEKTLILVKNAVEARRLRLENRDLKRQQPKSVIVGSSIPMKALRQQIVLMAPTNGRVLIFGESGTGKELVARAIHAESPRNEAMFVEVNCAAIPEDLIESELFGHRKNSFTGASADKEGKFQKAHGGTLFLDEVGDMSLKTQAKVLRTLDEQSFTPVGGDEVVTVDARVIAATNHDLEEEISKGNFREDLFYRLNVIPFYVPPLRERLEDVPLLARHFLKDFSSQYSRHPKEMTDDAIEALMRYSWPGNVRELKNVIERIVIMNPTVVKLDRKHLPPLVYRDGSRKSGDGFSTLHQARAAYERDFILKTLDQNHGNVSRTAEVLGLERSHLYRKMKTLGIAVKE; encoded by the coding sequence ATGACATCCAACATCCTCATCGTTGATGACGAGCCCGGAATTCGCGACTCCCTGAAAGGTGTGCTCGAGGACGAAGGCTACGCCACCGGCATGGCCGGCAGCGGCGAGGTTTGCCTGCAGATGCTCGACAAGCGGCCCTTCGACGTGGTGCTGCTCGACATCTGGCTGCCCGGCATGGATGGTTTGGAGACGCTGCACAAGATCAAGCAAGCCGACAATCCACCGGAGGTCATCATGATCTCCGGCCACGGCACCATCGAAACCGCGGTGCGCGCCACCAAGCTCGGCGCCTTCGATTTCCTGGAAAAACCGCTGTCGATTGAGAAAACGCTCATCCTGGTGAAGAACGCGGTCGAGGCGCGGCGGCTGCGGCTGGAGAACCGCGACCTCAAGCGGCAACAGCCCAAGAGCGTCATCGTGGGCAGCAGCATTCCCATGAAGGCGCTGCGCCAGCAGATCGTGCTCATGGCCCCCACCAACGGCCGCGTCCTCATCTTCGGCGAATCCGGCACCGGCAAGGAACTGGTGGCGCGGGCCATTCACGCTGAGAGCCCGCGCAACGAAGCCATGTTCGTCGAGGTCAACTGCGCCGCGATTCCCGAAGACCTGATCGAAAGCGAGCTATTCGGCCATCGCAAGAACTCGTTCACCGGGGCCAGCGCCGACAAGGAAGGCAAGTTCCAGAAAGCGCACGGCGGCACTCTCTTCCTCGACGAAGTCGGCGACATGAGCCTCAAGACTCAGGCCAAGGTGCTGCGCACGCTCGACGAGCAGAGCTTCACGCCGGTGGGTGGCGACGAGGTAGTCACCGTGGACGCCCGCGTCATCGCCGCTACCAATCATGATCTGGAGGAAGAAATCTCCAAGGGGAATTTCCGCGAAGATCTCTTTTACCGGCTGAACGTCATTCCCTTTTACGTCCCGCCGCTGCGCGAGCGCCTGGAAGACGTGCCCCTGTTGGCCCGGCACTTCCTCAAGGACTTTTCTTCGCAATACAGCCGCCACCCCAAGGAGATGACCGACGACGCCATTGAAGCGCTCATGCGCTATTCCTGGCCGGGCAACGTGCGCGAACTGAAAAACGTGATCGAACGCATCGTGATCATGAATCCTACGGTGGTGAAGCTCGACCGCAAGCACCTTCCGCCGCTGGTCTATCGGGACGGCTCGCGCAAGAGCGGCGACGGCTTTTCCACGCTACACCAGGCTCGAGCGGCCTACGAGCGCGACTTCATCCTCAAGACCCTGGACCAGAACCACGGCAACGTCAGCCGCACCGCGGAAGTTCTGGGATTAGAGAGATCGCACCTGTATCGCAAGATGAAGACGCTGGGGATTGCGGTGAAGGAATAG
- a CDS encoding TldD/PmbA family protein, with amino-acid sequence MLTKDKAQDTFDRVKKFSTADEIELLISGGRSALTRFANNTIHQNVAEENYMLSVRTVFDGKTARATTNKFDEESVRLCVKASEGLARVQAKDPDLLPVPGPEVYGEDAQAGRTFFETASITPADRARAVGKIVGVAKRENLTTAGIFATSESVEAVLNSRGLCAYHTQTSAEISVTMLAQDSSGWQKANSPDVRNLNPVELAEIAARKAQQSAVPQELPPGKYTAILEPAAVLDLCGFMFWDWGGQAILDERSFLNNRIGTQLFGENISIHDDVCHPLQSGAPFDGEGVRRQRVELVGKGVPKALVFARVTAEKMKKSEHAAKVGPIAATGHGLPLPNEIGEIPLNIVFDPPPNPQTVEQMVAGTDRGVLITRLWYIREVDPYEKILTGMTRDGTFYVENGKVRHGIRNFRFNESLVEMLANVKEMGQPVRASGEESFDMVVPAMKVKDFNFTEVTKF; translated from the coding sequence GTGCTGACGAAAGACAAAGCACAAGACACTTTCGACCGGGTAAAGAAGTTCTCCACCGCGGACGAGATCGAGTTGCTGATCTCTGGTGGAAGAAGCGCTCTAACCCGCTTTGCCAACAACACGATTCACCAGAATGTCGCGGAAGAGAATTACATGTTGTCGGTGAGGACGGTATTCGACGGCAAAACCGCACGCGCCACCACCAACAAGTTCGACGAAGAGAGCGTCCGCCTCTGCGTGAAGGCAAGTGAAGGCCTGGCACGCGTGCAGGCCAAAGATCCCGACTTGCTGCCGGTCCCTGGGCCGGAAGTGTACGGCGAAGACGCGCAGGCGGGACGCACGTTTTTCGAAACCGCGAGCATCACACCTGCCGACCGCGCCAGGGCGGTGGGAAAAATTGTCGGAGTGGCCAAGCGCGAAAACCTCACGACAGCGGGAATTTTTGCCACCTCCGAATCGGTCGAGGCAGTGCTGAACTCGCGTGGCCTGTGCGCTTACCACACACAAACTTCGGCGGAAATTTCCGTCACCATGCTGGCCCAAGATTCGTCCGGCTGGCAAAAGGCGAACTCGCCCGACGTGCGCAACTTGAATCCGGTGGAGCTGGCAGAGATTGCCGCCCGCAAGGCGCAGCAATCGGCGGTACCGCAGGAGCTGCCGCCGGGCAAGTACACTGCGATCCTGGAACCTGCAGCGGTGCTCGACCTGTGTGGATTCATGTTCTGGGATTGGGGTGGGCAGGCAATTCTCGACGAGCGCTCCTTCCTCAACAACCGCATCGGGACACAATTGTTCGGCGAGAACATCAGCATCCACGACGATGTTTGCCATCCGTTGCAGTCCGGCGCGCCATTTGATGGCGAGGGCGTCCGTCGCCAGCGCGTGGAACTGGTGGGGAAGGGCGTGCCGAAGGCCCTGGTATTTGCACGCGTCACAGCCGAGAAGATGAAGAAATCGGAGCATGCTGCCAAGGTCGGGCCGATTGCGGCGACCGGACACGGCCTGCCGTTGCCGAATGAAATCGGCGAAATCCCGCTCAACATAGTTTTTGATCCTCCGCCCAATCCGCAGACTGTGGAACAGATGGTCGCCGGCACCGACCGCGGCGTGCTGATCACTCGGCTGTGGTACATCCGGGAAGTCGATCCCTACGAGAAAATCCTGACCGGGATGACGCGTGACGGCACCTTCTATGTTGAAAACGGCAAGGTCCGCCACGGAATCCGCAATTTTCGTTTCAACGAGAGCCTGGTTGAGATGCTGGCCAACGTCAAAGAAATGGGGCAGCCGGTGCGGGCGAGCGGGGAAGAATCCTTCGACATGGTTGTGCCGGCGATGAAAGTGAAGGACTTCAACTTTACCGAGGTAACGAAGTTCTGA
- a CDS encoding PilZ domain-containing protein: protein MTNEEISTELRTAVRFPLRLPIAITSSGEQHHAETQNISAGGVLFNLESEMTVGSSLEFSIQMPAAVLGATTDVLVTGMGRVVRCSVEGGRRAIAAVIDDYRFERSQ, encoded by the coding sequence GTGACGAACGAAGAGATATCAACGGAATTGCGGACTGCAGTACGGTTCCCGCTCAGGCTCCCCATCGCCATCACCAGTTCTGGCGAACAACACCATGCGGAAACGCAGAACATTTCAGCCGGTGGAGTTTTGTTTAACTTGGAATCGGAAATGACGGTCGGATCGTCATTGGAATTTTCCATCCAAATGCCGGCGGCAGTGTTGGGCGCAACCACAGATGTACTGGTCACCGGAATGGGACGCGTAGTACGTTGTAGCGTCGAAGGCGGACGCCGTGCCATTGCGGCGGTGATTGACGATTACCGGTTCGAGCGTAGCCAATAG
- a CDS encoding TldD/PmbA family protein, whose product MSMKEIASWVLNVCRVRGVQFADCRVVDERQRALATKNGKIGHVADSQSLGIGIRVLADGAWGFAATDDLSRSGVETTAGEAVEIARASAMVKQHDVRLAPEKAYVDDWTSPCQIDPFSISVEQNLDLLMKIDAEMRAVKGVTLAETNMNFRRYEQWYYSSDGSDIHQVKYTTGVGYAAYSFAGSEIMKRSYPTSFGGQWQDKGYELIHEFKLVENARRIAEESVALHKADQCPEGKFDIILDSSQLGLQIHESVGHPIELDRVLGMEANFAGTSFLTLDKLRKLKYGSELVNVVADATPQHGPGLGTFKYDDEGVPAQCTPIISHGLFTGYLTSRETAAMVGLERSGGTVRGEGWNRLPMIRMTNVSILPGEKKLSPDELIASTDHGIFFQTNRSWSIDDKRYNFQFGTEMGWEIKGGKLGRMLKNPSYSGITTEFWNSMDAICSREHWTLWGTPNCGKGQPQQVMGTGHGASPARFRGVKVGTAYKGN is encoded by the coding sequence ATGAGCATGAAGGAAATTGCCAGTTGGGTGCTGAACGTTTGCCGGGTGCGCGGAGTGCAATTTGCCGATTGCCGGGTGGTGGACGAACGCCAGCGCGCGCTTGCCACCAAGAACGGCAAGATCGGGCACGTCGCCGACAGCCAGTCGCTGGGCATCGGCATTCGCGTGCTCGCCGATGGGGCCTGGGGATTTGCCGCCACCGACGATTTGAGCCGTAGCGGCGTTGAGACCACTGCCGGGGAAGCGGTGGAAATCGCGCGTGCTTCCGCGATGGTAAAGCAACACGACGTCCGGCTTGCCCCGGAGAAGGCTTACGTAGATGACTGGACCAGCCCCTGCCAGATCGATCCATTCAGCATCTCGGTAGAACAAAACCTCGACCTGCTGATGAAAATTGACGCCGAAATGCGCGCCGTCAAAGGCGTTACGCTGGCGGAAACCAACATGAATTTTCGCCGCTACGAGCAGTGGTATTACTCCTCCGACGGCTCCGACATCCACCAGGTCAAGTACACCACCGGCGTCGGCTATGCTGCCTATTCGTTCGCCGGCTCGGAGATCATGAAGCGCTCCTACCCGACCTCATTTGGCGGACAGTGGCAGGACAAAGGGTATGAGCTGATCCACGAATTCAAACTGGTCGAGAACGCGCGGCGCATCGCGGAGGAATCCGTCGCGCTGCACAAGGCCGACCAGTGTCCGGAGGGTAAGTTCGACATCATCCTCGACTCGTCGCAACTGGGACTGCAAATCCACGAATCTGTCGGCCACCCCATCGAACTCGATCGCGTGCTGGGAATGGAAGCAAACTTTGCCGGCACCTCATTTCTTACTTTAGACAAGTTGCGTAAGCTGAAGTACGGCAGTGAACTGGTAAACGTGGTGGCGGACGCGACTCCGCAGCACGGCCCCGGTCTCGGAACCTTCAAGTATGACGACGAAGGCGTGCCTGCGCAGTGCACGCCGATCATCAGCCACGGTCTGTTCACAGGATATCTAACCTCGCGTGAGACGGCCGCCATGGTCGGGCTGGAGCGCAGCGGAGGAACGGTTCGTGGCGAAGGCTGGAACCGGCTACCCATGATTCGCATGACCAATGTCAGCATTCTACCGGGCGAGAAAAAACTCAGCCCGGATGAACTGATTGCCTCCACCGATCACGGCATTTTCTTTCAGACCAACCGCTCCTGGTCGATCGACGACAAGCGCTACAACTTTCAGTTTGGCACCGAGATGGGATGGGAGATCAAAGGGGGAAAGCTCGGGCGCATGCTGAAGAACCCATCGTATTCGGGGATCACGACAGAGTTCTGGAACTCGATGGACGCAATCTGTTCGCGGGAGCATTGGACGTTGTGGGGCACGCCGAACTGCGGGAAGGGGCAGCCTCAGCAGGTGATGGGAACGGGACACGGAGCCAGCCCGGCAAGATTCCGGGGAGTCAAAGTGGGGACAGCGTACAAAGGAAATTGA
- the era gene encoding GTPase Era translates to MKSGFVTILGRPNAGKSTLLNALVGEKLAIVTHKPQTTRNRIQGILNLPARKGRPKAQVVVIDTPGVHRPETRLDKKMMQEVREALEGSNLVLLITDITQRFGTGEQIVIDLARRAKTPVILLLNKIDLVDKRRLLPLIEQWSKLHEFSEIIPISARKKQGLEELLDAVVAALPEGPAYFPADQLTDQPARFLAAEIIREQVLIQTQQEIPYATTVLVDSYEEEQRLVRIAATIYCEREGQKGILIGKGGAMLKKIGTEARHQIERALGKKVFLELFVKVRPGWRDSSDFVEGLDWRRQLEDIAARAEWKRENRG, encoded by the coding sequence ATGAAATCCGGCTTCGTCACCATTCTCGGCCGTCCCAATGCGGGCAAGTCGACGTTGCTGAACGCGCTGGTAGGCGAGAAGCTCGCCATCGTGACCCACAAGCCGCAGACCACGCGCAATCGCATCCAGGGCATCCTGAATCTTCCCGCGAGGAAGGGAAGGCCGAAGGCCCAAGTCGTCGTGATCGACACTCCCGGCGTGCACCGTCCCGAAACCCGCCTCGACAAGAAAATGATGCAGGAGGTCCGCGAAGCTCTCGAAGGCAGCAACCTGGTGCTGCTTATCACCGACATCACGCAGAGATTCGGCACCGGCGAGCAGATCGTGATTGATCTTGCCCGGCGTGCGAAGACGCCCGTCATCCTGCTGCTCAACAAGATTGACCTGGTCGACAAACGCCGCTTGCTGCCGCTGATTGAGCAATGGTCGAAGCTGCACGAGTTCTCCGAGATCATTCCCATCAGCGCGCGCAAGAAGCAAGGGCTGGAAGAATTGCTGGACGCGGTGGTGGCGGCGCTGCCCGAAGGGCCGGCGTACTTTCCCGCCGACCAGCTTACCGATCAGCCCGCGCGCTTTCTCGCCGCCGAAATCATTCGCGAGCAGGTGCTGATTCAAACCCAGCAGGAGATCCCCTACGCAACCACGGTGCTGGTCGACAGCTACGAGGAGGAGCAGCGCTTGGTGCGCATCGCCGCGACTATCTACTGCGAGCGCGAAGGGCAGAAGGGAATCCTGATCGGCAAAGGCGGCGCCATGCTGAAAAAGATCGGCACGGAGGCGCGCCACCAGATCGAGCGTGCGCTCGGCAAAAAAGTTTTTCTCGAACTGTTCGTCAAGGTGCGTCCTGGCTGGCGCGATTCCAGCGACTTCGTCGAGGGCCTCGACTGGCGACGCCAGTTGGAAGACATCGCCGCCCGCGCGGAGTGGAAACGGGAAAACAGGGGCTAG
- a CDS encoding ATP-binding protein, with translation MSATAPIRTPESSRRRRTALIVLAIIIFLLLLVVSSQQAFDLPFLRPTSSEQTLIFSALSALIFLLLLALMVVLVRTLLKLFAETRGGVLGSRFRSKMVLGALVLSFGPVLFLFMFAYGLMNRSIDKWFSRPIEEVRQDTAQVGAMLSAYALDNAKAEATSIAEAAPVQRGFEKGDFGPVVGVFRHHDAALQGGFAVAIVDGEAEAAYHLPEPWPMLRQRIGEHQGTLLPLPKSLHLNGVEYMLGAAMVGGRGGWLLVGMPLPQEFSRTMTQIEASQRRYLELAQQRKLVRRTYMGLLLLLTVLVLFAATWLALFLSKFVTRPVAALAEATEQISRGKFDYRVPVDTGDELGKLVRSFNRMAEDLESSRRLIEASSHELAEANAALDQRRRHMETILESIPTGVLSLDAERRITHTNNALHRILWPEGNSVHDGVRIDHIFPPEVMQEMHHLLRKADRMGSATSQMEIPFQRHHLTVAVTAASLKHDGQGQGYVLVFEDLSDLLKAQKQAAWREVARRVAHEIKNPLTPIALSAERIRRHLERGTPPDKQSLDVITSCAETIGGAVETVRTLVDEFSTFARFPQAQPQPADVNSIVESALAMFNGRLDGIRVQAQLAPDLPKVMADPEAIKRAIANLVDNAAEAMQEAMVREVEITTSLAGSREAIEIVVADTGHGVTRELKEKLFLPYFSTKQRGTGLGLAIVSRIIEDHHGTIRVEENKPVGARFIVELPVAGDAVVQAAANG, from the coding sequence TTGTCTGCCACTGCGCCAATTCGTACGCCGGAAAGTTCGCGCCGTCGGCGCACTGCGCTGATTGTTTTGGCGATCATCATCTTCTTACTGCTGTTAGTGGTCTCGTCGCAGCAGGCGTTTGACCTCCCCTTCCTGCGTCCGACCAGCAGCGAGCAAACGCTGATCTTTTCCGCTCTTTCCGCCCTCATCTTCCTTTTATTGCTCGCGCTGATGGTCGTGCTGGTGCGCACGCTGCTGAAGTTATTTGCCGAGACGCGTGGCGGCGTGCTGGGTTCGAGATTCCGCTCCAAGATGGTTCTGGGCGCGCTGGTGCTCTCTTTCGGACCGGTGCTGTTCCTGTTCATGTTCGCCTACGGGTTGATGAACCGATCGATCGATAAGTGGTTCTCCCGCCCCATCGAGGAGGTCCGGCAGGACACGGCGCAAGTCGGCGCCATGCTCTCTGCTTACGCACTGGATAACGCCAAGGCGGAAGCCACCTCCATCGCGGAGGCGGCGCCGGTACAGCGGGGTTTCGAGAAGGGTGATTTCGGCCCTGTGGTCGGGGTCTTCCGGCATCACGATGCGGCGCTACAGGGCGGCTTCGCGGTGGCCATCGTCGATGGCGAAGCCGAGGCTGCCTACCACCTTCCCGAGCCTTGGCCAATGTTGCGCCAGAGAATCGGCGAGCACCAGGGCACGTTGCTCCCGTTACCGAAATCGCTCCATCTGAACGGGGTCGAATACATGCTCGGCGCCGCCATGGTCGGCGGCCGCGGCGGATGGCTGCTGGTGGGCATGCCCCTGCCCCAGGAATTCTCGCGCACCATGACGCAGATCGAAGCCAGCCAGCGCCGTTATCTGGAACTCGCTCAGCAACGCAAGCTCGTCCGACGAACCTACATGGGCTTGCTGCTGCTCCTCACCGTCCTGGTGCTGTTCGCCGCCACTTGGCTGGCGCTGTTTTTGTCCAAGTTCGTCACCCGGCCGGTTGCCGCCCTGGCGGAGGCCACCGAGCAGATCTCCCGCGGAAAATTCGATTACCGCGTCCCGGTTGATACCGGCGACGAACTCGGCAAACTGGTGCGCTCGTTCAATCGCATGGCCGAGGACCTGGAATCGTCGCGCCGCCTGATCGAAGCTTCCAGCCACGAACTGGCGGAGGCCAACGCCGCCCTCGATCAGCGCCGCCGGCACATGGAGACCATTCTCGAGAGTATTCCTACTGGCGTGCTTTCGCTCGACGCCGAGCGCCGCATCACCCACACCAACAATGCGCTCCATCGCATCCTCTGGCCGGAAGGCAACAGCGTCCATGACGGCGTCCGCATCGACCACATCTTTCCGCCCGAAGTCATGCAGGAGATGCATCACCTGCTGCGCAAGGCGGATCGCATGGGCTCGGCCACGAGTCAGATGGAAATTCCTTTTCAGCGTCATCACCTCACGGTTGCGGTGACGGCGGCATCGCTGAAACATGACGGCCAGGGCCAGGGGTACGTGCTGGTATTCGAGGATTTGTCCGACCTGCTCAAGGCGCAGAAGCAGGCGGCATGGCGCGAGGTCGCACGGCGTGTGGCGCACGAAATTAAGAACCCTCTGACTCCGATCGCTCTTTCCGCGGAGCGAATCCGCCGCCACCTGGAGCGAGGGACTCCGCCGGACAAGCAGTCTCTGGACGTGATCACCAGTTGCGCCGAAACCATTGGCGGAGCGGTCGAGACCGTGCGTACGCTGGTCGACGAGTTCTCCACCTTCGCGCGCTTCCCGCAAGCCCAGCCACAGCCGGCCGATGTCAACAGCATCGTCGAATCGGCCCTTGCCATGTTCAATGGACGGCTCGACGGCATCCGTGTCCAGGCCCAGCTTGCTCCCGACCTGCCCAAGGTCATGGCCGACCCGGAGGCCATCAAGCGCGCCATCGCCAACCTGGTGGACAACGCCGCGGAAGCCATGCAGGAAGCCATGGTCCGCGAAGTCGAGATCACGACCTCGCTGGCCGGCTCGCGCGAAGCCATCGAAATCGTTGTCGCCGACACCGGCCACGGCGTCACCCGCGAGCTCAAGGAAAAATTGTTCCTTCCTTACTTCTCCACCAAGCAGCGTGGCACCGGGCTGGGGCTCGCGATTGTCAGCCGGATCATTGAGGACCATCACGGCACCATTCGCGTCGAGGAGAATAAGCCGGTCGGCGCGCGCTTCATTGTGGAGTTGCCGGTTGCTGGCGATGCCGTCGTCCAAGCGGCTGCTAATGGCTGA
- a CDS encoding response regulator transcription factor encodes MAGGPVKAQSDSQAASAESVRQIRVIIADSQAIFRVGIRKVFAVEDDLRVVAQAESLGQTLAAAAKFPADVLIFQSVISANPLEAASEILKRAPELKIIVITAEADADQTVEYLRRGVRGIVTHSVAPDLLVKCVRKVAEGETWLDNRGVNWVIEAYRSQATLLTSPRPKNRLSDKELLIVSGVAQGMRNKEIAQEVGTTEQVIKNYLRKIYDKLGVSDRLELALYCVHHRLMDKGGSSVDMAEAAAAGNGNGSTSGVQ; translated from the coding sequence ATGGCCGGGGGCCCGGTTAAGGCACAGTCCGACAGTCAAGCTGCATCTGCCGAAAGCGTTCGGCAGATCCGCGTTATCATTGCGGACTCACAGGCCATCTTCCGCGTCGGCATCCGCAAGGTTTTTGCGGTAGAAGACGACCTGCGGGTCGTCGCGCAAGCGGAGTCTCTGGGGCAAACTCTTGCCGCCGCCGCCAAGTTTCCTGCCGACGTGCTGATTTTCCAATCGGTAATTTCGGCCAACCCCCTGGAAGCCGCCTCGGAAATTCTGAAGCGCGCGCCGGAGCTGAAGATCATCGTCATTACCGCGGAGGCGGACGCCGACCAAACTGTCGAATACCTGCGGCGGGGCGTTCGCGGCATTGTGACCCATTCCGTTGCGCCTGACCTGCTGGTGAAGTGCGTGCGCAAGGTTGCCGAGGGCGAGACCTGGCTCGATAATCGCGGCGTCAACTGGGTGATCGAGGCCTACCGTTCGCAAGCCACGCTTCTGACCTCGCCACGTCCCAAAAACCGGCTCAGCGACAAGGAACTGCTGATCGTTTCCGGCGTGGCACAGGGCATGCGCAACAAGGAGATCGCGCAGGAAGTCGGTACCACCGAGCAGGTGATCAAGAATTACCTGCGCAAGATCTACGACAAGCTGGGCGTCTCCGACCGCCTCGAACTGGCGCTGTATTGCGTGCATCATCGGCTTATGGATAAGGGCGGCAGCTCTGTTGACATGGCGGAGGCGGCGGCTGCAGGCAACGGGAACGGCAGCACCTCAGGAGTCCAGTAA
- a CDS encoding Smr/MutS family protein — protein sequence MARPQKRSKAMKLVNLENGMPSVPLALSLLNDALRSGRMEGFTALKIVHGYGSSGIGGALRSALQAALMRHEQAGEVRAFIAGEDWRISDERSWALLQKCPELKADVDLGRGNKGISLVVL from the coding sequence GTGGCCAGACCACAGAAAAGATCGAAGGCCATGAAGCTGGTCAATCTTGAAAACGGCATGCCATCGGTGCCGCTCGCGCTGTCGTTGCTGAATGACGCGTTGCGCTCCGGCCGGATGGAAGGGTTCACCGCTCTTAAGATTGTGCACGGTTATGGTTCATCGGGAATAGGCGGAGCGCTCCGCAGCGCCCTGCAGGCCGCGCTCATGCGGCACGAACAGGCGGGCGAGGTTCGCGCCTTCATCGCCGGCGAAGACTGGCGGATATCCGATGAGCGTAGTTGGGCCCTGCTGCAGAAATGCCCCGAGCTGAAAGCGGACGTCGACCTCGGCCGAGGGAACAAAGGCATCTCCTTGGTTGTCCTGTGA